The Prevotella melaninogenica nucleotide sequence ATACTGGATGAATATATTGTGCCATCTTATGATGTCTTGCATACATTCGGCTCTCGTTATCTGATGGAAGATTTGACGGAATACATGAAAGAGAAAGGAGTTTTATAAGATATGAAACTGTATCATTCTTCTAATACAAGCATTGAGCAGCCAGATACTTTACACTCACGAAGGTATTTGGACTTTGGAAGTGGATTTTATCTGACGTCTATATATGATCAGGCGGTGCGATATGCACAACGCTTTAAGCGTAGGGGAAACGAGGCATGGCTGAATACCTATGAGCTGAACTTGGCAGATGAAGCACAATGGATAATAAAGAAATTTGGTTCTTATGACCAAGAATGGCTTGATTTTGTGGCACAATGTCGTGATGGAAAAGATAGCTTTAATTATGATATGGTAGTTGGTGGTATTGCCAATGATAAGGTCATTCTTACATTAGATAGGTATTTTATGGGCGAGTTATCTCAGGAAGAGGCATTAGGATTATTGAAGTTTGAGAAGCCTAATATACAATATTGTATTCGTTCTGAGAAGATGTTGCGAACTTGTCTCGTTTTTATAGGAAGTGAAAAGATATGAATGAGGATAGTACACAGATTATAAAGAGCGCACGATGTGCAAGAGTTATTCAAATGCTTAGTACAATGTATGGAATCTCTCTTAGTGAAGCAACTGATATGTATTATAATTCGGAAACCTCTAATATGATAGAAGAGGGGATTGCTGATTTACATTGTCGCAGTGAAAAATATCTTTCAGAAGAAATCTGGAAGGAAGTACACGAAACAAAATAATACTCCTAATGTACACATACAATTACCCACACCCAGCCGTAACGGCTGACTGTCTCGTCTTTGCACGAAGTGATGAGGGGATGAAACTGCTGTTGATACAGCGGAAGAACGAACCTTGTAAGGGGAAATGGGCATTCCCCGGTGGCTTCATGGATATTGACGAGACAACTGTTGATGCTGCTCGTCGTGAGTTGAAAGAAGAGACTGGTTTAGTGGTTGGCGAGCTGCATCGTGTTGGTATCTTTGATGCTGTCGACCGTGATCCACGCGAACGTATCATCACTGTGGCTTATTACACGATTCTTGACAAACCTGCCGAAGTCAGCGGTTTGGATGATGCAGCACAAGCAAAGTGGTTCCTCTTGACCGAACTTCCCGACTTAGCGTTTGACCATAAGGAAATCCTCCAAGAGGCAGAAAGGGTAATGGGTGATAGCTGATGGGTGTTGGGCGGTCAATGAGAACAATAAGTTTAATTAGCCTAATTAGTCCAATTAGTCTAATTAAGCTGATTTCTCCTCCTTCTTCTTGGAAAGATTAGAATCTTTTATCAGTTTGTAAGTTCCCCATAAACTCATAATTTGCAGTGTAATAAGAGGTATCGTGGGCTTAAAATCTGTTCCCAATAACAATAAGCCATTGCCAATAATAAAGAGCAACAATATTAGAATCGTTCTTCTCATACCTTTAATTGCTTTTTAATTGTTAGTAAATTCTGTTTGCAAATATAACTTATCTGGATGAAAGTTCCAAACTTATGCTGTGATTTTACGCATCAAATAATTTCCTTGTAATATCTTTGTCATTTGTTTTCCCCAATTAACCTTGCTGTTATACTCCTTCACCCCCTACACCATCGGTGCCTCTGTGGGCTACATATCCTTAAATAAAACCTCCATAACCTCCGTTCCTCCGTGTGAGATTTAGCGTAGTAAGACAAAGAAATATGTTGACAAAGCGTCCGAAGAAAAGGTCGGAAAACGTCTTAACCCAAGTTTAACACCCACTTCGCCTAATTGTTACTGTTACCGTACCTTCCTCGTTTTTCTTATGGGCTCTGTGTCCTACAAATTTTATTCTTTTTGAATGGTGAGTGTTTTAAGTTCAACTTATCGTATATCTGTTTTGCTTGCTTCGAAGGACTACTACATTGGCGCATCTCGATGGTTTCACCTAATGGATTCTTCCCTTTTGTGGTGACGAGCTTTTGGGTACTCATACGTCGTACTATCTCGGTCCAGTAACAGGATTCTCCTTCTCGTTTTAATTGACAACGGATAGTGTTTACCACCCAGTAGGCTAATAAACCGAAGAAAAGGTGTGCGTCGCTTCGCTCATCTTTCTGATGATAGATTGGACGGAGGTTGAGATCATTCTTTAGTTGTCTGTTCGTACATTCTATCTCACGAATGAGATTGTAGTATTCCCATGTTACACACTCAGAAAGTGTCCTGACATTGCTACGGAGGAAATAGACTCCATGACCAGATTCCATTGCCGAGAGGTCTTTTATCTCCCAGTCTACACGTAGCATCTCCTTGGGCTTCTTCTCATTTTTTATGTAGCTTATCTGGTAGAACTTCGCTATAGAAGGGTACTTCTGTATGGCACGTCCTGTACGTTCAACAACCTTTTCATAGGTTTTTGTTCCACCTTTCTTGGAGATTCCATTGTTTATCCTCTGCAGTTCCATCTCAAAACGCTCTTTCCAAACCCTGTTCATGGACGACTCTGTCATAGCTTTCGAAGGAGATGTTATTTCGAGATAATAATCCTCATCATCCTCTGTCTTAACCTCTTTCAGCGTTATCTTCTGCCGACGGGCATCCATTACTGTAACGCTCTTGTTATCATCACTGAGCATATAGTCTTTCATTTTCGTACGGGATACGCAGAGATAATTGTAACCCTTTTTCTTTATTAGATCCAAGTTCTCTTCCGTGGCAACACCTGCATCCATGACAACGAGCGTATCCTTTGTTCTTGATGGATTCCTCTTTGCCAGCGTATCAATCATATTGGGTAGAGACTTGGGATCTGCTGTATTACCCTCCAAGATAGAAGAATAACGTATAAAACCTTCTTTATTGATACATAATGCAAGTACAAGTAGCTTACAGTCAGAGCGTTTTTCTTTTGAACGACCGAACTTGGCCTTGTTGCTGTTACGCTTGCTGCCCTCGAAATAGAAGTTGGTTAAGTCGAAGAGCATCAACTTGTTGTCTATATTAAAGAGAGCGTCAGTAATGCTGCACAGATGATGCTCTAACTGTTCCTTTAGTTCATATAATTTATCAGTGATTTTATACAGAGAATTGATTCCTGGTGTCCAGCCAGGAACTCCACTATAAAGTTCAGCGGCAGCCGAGTTATCGCGCAAATAATAATAAGATGAACGTTCAGAAACTGCATATACCGTGCGAACAATCAATGCTGACAAAGCCGTGTGTATCGCATTCTCCGTCCACCCGTTTTTGCGCAGAAAACCCTCTAATTGTAGCTTGTCTATTGTCTGCTTGCAGAGCCACTCTGCACCAACATTCCTTGCGTCAGTATAGTTTGCCGTCTCAAGGTCAATATAGTTCTCATATTTTCTCAGCGACTTCTGCTCTTCCTTATTAAACCGATCGATTCCACCTTCTTTCTCCATACGGATCCACCATTCGTCAGCCTTTGCCTGTTCAATAGGAGTAAGACCGTCAAGATGTTCTTTGAAAAGCGAGGGTGTACTTCTATTTTTGAAGCGTTCGGTAAGAGCGTATGCAATTTTTCGAACCTGTACAGCAGTAAGTGAAGGTTCGAACCCGATATTCAACAGAATTAGCGAATGTACATGACCCTGCACATCACGATATGACTCCTTGATGCGATAATAAGGAGCCATGTCCCCTGTGGCAGGGTTGAATCGTGTCTGTACATTTGCGTGCATGAGTGCAAAGTAACTCTAAGTTTGCAGCAAGAAACTTAAAGAGGGTATAAAAATCCTTTAGAAAACAAGGTTGATTCATTACCTTTGTTGTCAAAAGGAAGAACCAGCCTACAGGATAGGGAAACTTTAAAGTAACAAGGAATTCAAATCCAGCTTTTGCTTTAGTCCATCCTGTATA carries:
- a CDS encoding IS1634 family transposase, which encodes MHANVQTRFNPATGDMAPYYRIKESYRDVQGHVHSLILLNIGFEPSLTAVQVRKIAYALTERFKNRSTPSLFKEHLDGLTPIEQAKADEWWIRMEKEGGIDRFNKEEQKSLRKYENYIDLETANYTDARNVGAEWLCKQTIDKLQLEGFLRKNGWTENAIHTALSALIVRTVYAVSERSSYYYLRDNSAAAELYSGVPGWTPGINSLYKITDKLYELKEQLEHHLCSITDALFNIDNKLMLFDLTNFYFEGSKRNSNKAKFGRSKEKRSDCKLLVLALCINKEGFIRYSSILEGNTADPKSLPNMIDTLAKRNPSRTKDTLVVMDAGVATEENLDLIKKKGYNYLCVSRTKMKDYMLSDDNKSVTVMDARRQKITLKEVKTEDDEDYYLEITSPSKAMTESSMNRVWKERFEMELQRINNGISKKGGTKTYEKVVERTGRAIQKYPSIAKFYQISYIKNEKKPKEMLRVDWEIKDLSAMESGHGVYFLRSNVRTLSECVTWEYYNLIREIECTNRQLKNDLNLRPIYHQKDERSDAHLFFGLLAYWVVNTIRCQLKREGESCYWTEIVRRMSTQKLVTTKGKNPLGETIEMRQCSSPSKQAKQIYDKLNLKHSPFKKNKICRTQSP
- a CDS encoding DUF3990 domain-containing protein; this translates as MKLYHSSNTSIEQPDTLHSRRYLDFGSGFYLTSIYDQAVRYAQRFKRRGNEAWLNTYELNLADEAQWIIKKFGSYDQEWLDFVAQCRDGKDSFNYDMVVGGIANDKVILTLDRYFMGELSQEEALGLLKFEKPNIQYCIRSEKMLRTCLVFIGSEKI
- a CDS encoding NUDIX domain-containing protein gives rise to the protein MYTYNYPHPAVTADCLVFARSDEGMKLLLIQRKNEPCKGKWAFPGGFMDIDETTVDAARRELKEETGLVVGELHRVGIFDAVDRDPRERIITVAYYTILDKPAEVSGLDDAAQAKWFLLTELPDLAFDHKEILQEAERVMGDS
- a CDS encoding DUF3791 domain-containing protein, giving the protein MDQKTLEFVTYCIGKLSVMLKLPQQEVYRRLKTSGILDEYIVPSYDVLHTFGSRYLMEDLTEYMKEKGVL
- a CDS encoding DUF3791 domain-containing protein — translated: MNEDSTQIIKSARCARVIQMLSTMYGISLSEATDMYYNSETSNMIEEGIADLHCRSEKYLSEEIWKEVHETK